The genomic region CGCGATCGCGATCGCCAGGCGCGTCTCGGTCACGGTGTCCATGGCCGCCGAGATGAGCGGCGTCGCGACCGTGATGCGACGCGTCACATGGGAGGACGTGTCGGCCTCGCTGGGGATGACGTCGGTGTGCCCCGGCAGAAGGAGGACGTCGTCGTAGGTCAGGCCGACGAAGCCGAAGGGATCGTGCTGCTCCATGGATTCTCCTGCGCCCGCGGTTCGCGTGCATCGGGCGCTGTGCTCGAGGGGGGACGACGACGGCCGGCGCGCAGAATGCGCCGACATCAGATTGTAATCGTCCGACGCACGCTTTTGTTCCCGCGCGCGCGAGGGCCTGGACCGGGGCGCCGGGAGGCGACGCGCGCACCCAGCGCCTCCTGGGCGCGTTCGACCGCGGCCACGGCGTCCTCGGGGACCGGATTCCGATTCGGTCACGGCGCGACGGAGTTTCATCGGTGAAACACTGCTGACACATTACGCTCGTACCGTCGATCATCACGGCCGATGCGACCCGAGCCTCGGCGCGCGTGGTGCCGGACTGGGAGGTTTCGTGAGTCCTACGACTGAGGTCGCATCGCCCTGGCGGCGTGCGCGAACGGTCTCCGCACTCGTGGCGTTGTTCCTGATGCTCCTGGGCGTGTTCGCGACGTCGGCTCCGGCCCTCGCCGCCGAAGGCGACCCGTATCGCATCAGCGGCAACGTCCAGCTCGACGGCGAGCCGCTGGAGGGCGTGGCGCTCTCCATCGACGGCCCCGGCGGGCTGCAGGAGGTCGTGACCGACGAGAACGGCCAGTGGGTCGTGTTCGTTCCCGAGCGCGGCGAGGAATACGTCGTCACCCTCGACGAGAACACGCTGCCCGAGGGCATCGCGGTCGTCGACGAAGAGGACGACACCCCCAACGTCAAAGAAGTGGAGATGAGCCAGGGCGGTCGCGTCACGGTGAACTTCTTCATCGGCGAGGGCGAGCGCAACGTCACGAGCTTCTTCGACCAGCTGGTGCAGCGCGTCGTGCAGGGCATCAGCTTCGGCCTGATGCTGGCCCTCGCCGCGGTCGGCCTGACCCTCGTGTACGGCACGACCGGCATCTCGAACTTCGCCCACGGCGAGATGGTCACCTTCGGCGCGATAGCCGGCTTCCTGCTCGTCGCGCCGTCGGCGCTGTCGCTGCCGTGGTGGCTCGGCTACCCCCTGGCGGTGGTGCTCGGCGCAGTGCTCGGCCTGGTCATGGACATGTGGCTGTGGCGACCATTGCGAAAGCGCCGCGTCGGCATCGTGCAGCTGATGATCGTGAGCATCGGCCTGTCGCTCGCGATGCGCTACATCTTCCAGTTCTTCATCGGCGGCGGAACGCTTCAGCTGCCCGCCGCATCGGCGCCCAAGATCCCGCTCTTCGGCGCGGTGCAGATGAGCGTCATCGACCTGGCCTCGATCGGGATCTCGATCGTCGTCATCGTCGCGTTCGCGTTCTGGCTGACGAAGTCGCGCATCGGCAAGGCGACCCGCGCGATCTCAGACAACCCGTCCCTGGCGGCGGCATCCGGCATCGACGTCGACTTCGTCGTGCGCGTGGTGTGGATCCTCGCCAGCGCGCTCGCGGCGCTCGCGGGCATCCTCTACGCGTACTACCGCCCCGGCATCCGCTGGGACATGGGTGCGCAGCTGCTGCTGCTGATGTTCGCCGCGGTCGTCCTCGGCGGTCTCGGAACCGCGTATGGCGCCCTGATCGGCGCACTCATCGTCGGCGTCGTGGTCGAGGCGTCGAGCCTGTGGATCCCCGCCGACCTGAAGTTCGCGAGCGGACTGTTCATCCTGATCGTGATCCTGCTGTTCCGACCACAGGGCATCCTCGGTCGACGCGAGAGAATAGGTTAAGGGCGGAACATGGACTGGCTTCAGATTCTCTCCAACTCGGCCTCGTCGATCCTCAGCCCCGCGACGCTCGGGTACGCGCTGGCTGCGCTCGGCCTGGCGATGCACTTCGGCTTCGGCGGCCTGATCAACATGGGCATCGCCGGCTTCATGGCCATCGGCGCCTACGGCTATGCGATCTCGATCCTGACGTTC from Microbacter sp. GSS18 harbors:
- a CDS encoding branched-chain amino acid ABC transporter permease, translated to MALFLMLLGVFATSAPALAAEGDPYRISGNVQLDGEPLEGVALSIDGPGGLQEVVTDENGQWVVFVPERGEEYVVTLDENTLPEGIAVVDEEDDTPNVKEVEMSQGGRVTVNFFIGEGERNVTSFFDQLVQRVVQGISFGLMLALAAVGLTLVYGTTGISNFAHGEMVTFGAIAGFLLVAPSALSLPWWLGYPLAVVLGAVLGLVMDMWLWRPLRKRRVGIVQLMIVSIGLSLAMRYIFQFFIGGGTLQLPAASAPKIPLFGAVQMSVIDLASIGISIVVIVAFAFWLTKSRIGKATRAISDNPSLAAASGIDVDFVVRVVWILASALAALAGILYAYYRPGIRWDMGAQLLLLMFAAVVLGGLGTAYGALIGALIVGVVVEASSLWIPADLKFASGLFILIVILLFRPQGILGRRERIG